One Thermococcus sp. DNA segment encodes these proteins:
- a CDS encoding multiprotein bridging factor aMBF1 has product MGKAKPKLCEICGAPIRGPGHKIRIEGAELLVCDRCYERYSHKKPGTFSTMPTGRRPVRRTHIPSGPKPRNTGRPRTERPLYQEEIVEDFADRVYHAIQKTGKSYEELSHEIGLSMNDLRAIAHGYREPTIKEAKKLEKYFKITLIERTGQEVQEKATVPKDYEPTLGDVANIRIKKRKK; this is encoded by the coding sequence ATGGGGAAGGCGAAGCCCAAGTTATGTGAAATCTGCGGTGCACCGATAAGAGGGCCTGGACACAAGATAAGGATCGAGGGGGCCGAACTTCTGGTGTGTGACCGGTGTTACGAGAGATACAGCCATAAGAAGCCCGGGACATTCAGCACCATGCCCACCGGCAGGCGGCCGGTCAGGAGAACTCACATCCCGTCGGGACCGAAGCCCAGGAATACCGGAAGACCCAGAACCGAGCGCCCGCTATACCAAGAGGAGATAGTGGAGGACTTCGCTGACCGGGTCTACCACGCGATTCAGAAAACAGGCAAAAGTTACGAGGAACTCTCCCACGAGATCGGCCTCTCAATGAACGACCTGAGGGCGATCGCTCACGGCTACCGCGAGCCCACCATAAAAGAGGCAAAAAAGCTTGAGAAGTACTTCAAGATAACGCTAATCGAGCGCACGGGCCAGGAGGTTCAGGAAAAAGCCACGGTTCCAAAGGATTATGAACCGACCCTCGGGGACGTAGCAAACATCAGGATCAAGAAGCGGAAGAAGTAA
- a CDS encoding DUF356 domain-containing protein: MRNTFILVRTDDFHKASIALADLVRYGGMRIRGDPRIIPPALSDWAFESVSGEKPRRRFNAHVVAQVDLPPAKAIGRLTDIHPPAHVLVIPPDTDAWEELMRLWRTFEKLKGFHPPKRAKNED, from the coding sequence ATGAGAAACACGTTTATCCTGGTTAGAACTGACGATTTTCACAAGGCCAGCATCGCACTGGCCGATCTCGTTCGCTACGGAGGAATGAGGATCCGGGGTGATCCAAGGATAATACCCCCCGCCCTCTCGGACTGGGCGTTTGAGAGCGTGAGCGGTGAGAAGCCGAGGAGAAGGTTCAACGCGCACGTAGTTGCCCAGGTGGACCTTCCCCCCGCGAAGGCCATAGGACGGCTGACCGACATCCACCCACCGGCGCATGTACTGGTGATTCCCCCAGATACCGATGCTTGGGAGGAGCTGATGCGTCTTTGGAGAACCTTTGAAAAACTTAAAGGGTTCCACCCCCCAAAGAGGGCGAAGAATGAGGACTGA
- a CDS encoding TATA-box-binding protein has product MVDMGNVKLRIENIVASVDLFTQLNLERVIEICPNSKYNPEEFPGIICRFEEPKVALLVFSSGKLVVTGAKSVDDIERTVNKLIQMLKKIGAKFGRAPQIDIQNMVFSGDIGMEFNLDAVALSLPNCEYEPEQFPGVIYRVKEPRAVILLFSSGKIVCSGAKSEHDAWEAVRKLIRELEKYGLIEEEEEW; this is encoded by the coding sequence TTGGTTGATATGGGCAATGTAAAGCTCAGAATTGAGAACATAGTCGCTTCTGTTGATCTGTTTACCCAGCTGAACCTTGAGAGGGTCATAGAGATATGCCCCAACTCCAAGTACAATCCGGAGGAGTTCCCCGGAATTATATGCCGCTTCGAGGAGCCAAAGGTCGCCCTTCTGGTGTTCAGCTCCGGAAAGCTCGTTGTCACAGGAGCCAAAAGCGTCGATGACATCGAGAGGACAGTGAACAAGCTGATTCAGATGCTCAAGAAGATAGGGGCGAAGTTCGGTCGGGCACCCCAGATAGACATCCAGAACATGGTCTTCAGCGGCGACATAGGTATGGAATTCAACCTCGATGCGGTCGCTTTGAGCCTGCCCAACTGTGAATACGAGCCGGAGCAGTTCCCCGGCGTCATCTATCGCGTCAAGGAGCCAAGGGCCGTGATACTGCTCTTCTCCTCAGGAAAGATCGTCTGCTCTGGGGCAAAAAGCGAGCACGACGCTTGGGAAGCCGTTAGGAAGCTTATCAGGGAGCTTGAAAAGTACGGCCTCATTGAAGAAGAGGAAGAGTGGTGA